The following is a genomic window from Synechococcus sp. MW101C3.
TGCAAGCTGGAGAGAGCGGGCAATGAGCTCTTCAACGGTCACTGCAGCTTCAAGCACAAGGCGGCCGGTGGCACCGATGCCTTTGTGGTGAAGCTCGATGACGGCACCGACTTCAACTTCTCTGGCCCCAACCCTCAGGCCCTGCAACTGCAGACCTACGCCGGGATCGTGAACGTGCGCCACAACGCCAAGCCCGACCACGATGTGTTCCTGTGGAACGCAGACGGGGGAGATCATCGCCTCTCGGTGAAGCTCGACAACGTGCAGAACCCTGACGTGGATTTCGAGGACAGGCCCCAGAAGGCCACCAGCGCAACTCTGGTCGGTGTCGCGCTGGGAGGGTTGATCGGCGCTCTGATTGCCGGATCGGACAAGGGCGGCAGCAGCGAACCCGCCCGCGTGGGAGCCCCGGTGAGCGCACTGCAGTCGCTGGTGGGGGTGAAGGGCGCCAGTGCCGAGAGCGAGATGACCAGCAAGGGGTACACCTACCGCGGGGGTGACCAGATCGGCGACAGTGCCTTCACCTACTGGGAGCAGCCCCGCACCAACAGCTGCGTGGCTGTGCGTACCACCAACGGACGGTATCAGTCGATCACCTATACCGAACCCAGCAAGTGCAGGTGATCGCCTGAACGCTCAGGCCATTGATTGCTCTGGCCGCCGGCCCTCCGGACGGCGGCCTTGGGCTTGACTTGTGACACCCAGAATGTCATAGAACACCTTAAATCCAGCCACGGAATCAATGGGAGACTCTGGAAAGGCCAATACGATCGCGAGGTGATTTCCCTGCCAGTGCAGTGCTAGGCGCGCTTATCCGATTCGCTGTCTACAGGCTGCTGAGCGTGGCACGTCGAGCCGCAAGCCAAGCGTATGGATCGGAGTCCAATTATACCTGGGCTATCTGGCAATCTTCTTTGCCACATGGATCGTCAATAGGGTCGACTACAATCGGATTGGTGAGAATGCGCTAACCACGAAGCTGTGGTATGCGTTTCCAACTCTTTTCGGATCTGCATTCCTTGTGGTTGCCATCACTGCCCTGGGATGGTGGCGCATGGTTCTGTTCGATAAAACGAAATCCGGCCCTCAGTGGGTTTGGATCCTTCCTATCGCGATGGCGGGGGTCATTGTGATGAACTTCCTGGGTGTGGTACCGAAACAGCCCACCTCTGAGCTTCTTGGTTGGTCACTACTCGGAGCCGTGGGGGTTGGATTCGGCGAGGAATTAATCACTCGGGGAAGTCTGATCGTGGGTCTTCGAAGTCGTGTTAGCGAAGGCAAGGTATGGCTGATCAGTTCCCTCTTATTTTCTGCGCTTCATCTTCCTAACGTCCTCTTCGGATTTCCGCTATGGGCCATGCCTGTACAGGTGCTGTTGACATTCATCATGGGCAGTGGCTTCTACGCCATTCGCCGCATGTCCGGCACTCTGATTCTATCGATGATTCTGCATGGGCTTTGGGACAGTGCCTTGTTCCTTAACGTCGCTGTCGGCGGAGCACCCTCCTCTATTCAATACTCCGTGTACCCCATCGCGATCATCTGCGTCATCGCAGTCCTTTGTTGGGGGCGGAATGCGCAAGCCCAGCAAGGCTGACGCTTCATAGGTGCCGACAGCATAGATGCTTCCCTATACTGTAAAAAGGCCTTATGGGTTTCTTCAGATTTGATGCAGCCCCTAGCATCTGTTTCTGAGGTCGCCTAACATCAAGATTCAGCGGGCGCGGCCAGAAATGCCTGATAGATGCATTGCGGTCTTCTCCGCAGCTGATCTTGAGCGTTAGGCCGTTCATCGCGATTCGGGCCTTCCAGGGACAAGTCAATCGAAGGATGATTGAGCGGAGTCCTCTCGTTGAATAAGCCTGACCTAGTTTCATGGTCGGAGTATTCTGATGCCAATGCTGCGGCTTCCGACCTCATTCCTTAGGGTGACCCGCATGATGTGCTTAGCGTAGGCGAGCAAGCGTGTATCGAAAGTATAATCGCCAAACTTCAGCTTGGTGAGTATTCGGAAGCTCATAGCCTTCTCGCGTTTGCGGTTGATTCTTCGGACGAGTTCGGAGAGCATCGTCTCGTAGCTATCACCCGGTGTTTCATCAAGGATGAGTAGAAGTACGCCTTGATGCTCA
Proteins encoded in this region:
- a CDS encoding CPBP family intramembrane glutamic endopeptidase, translating into MVLFDKTKSGPQWVWILPIAMAGVIVMNFLGVVPKQPTSELLGWSLLGAVGVGFGEELITRGSLIVGLRSRVSEGKVWLISSLLFSALHLPNVLFGFPLWAMPVQVLLTFIMGSGFYAIRRMSGTLILSMILHGLWDSALFLNVAVGGAPSSIQYSVYPIAIICVIAVLCWGRNAQAQQG